The Vibrio tubiashii ATCC 19109 genome has a segment encoding these proteins:
- a CDS encoding S-(hydroxymethyl)glutathione dehydrogenase/class III alcohol dehydrogenase, whose translation MALEINPGQTHIKSKAMVAWAAGEPLKMEEVDVQLPKAGEVLVRIVATGVCHTDAFTLSGDDPEGIFPSILGHEGGGIVEMVGEGVTSVEVGDHVIPLYTAECGECKFCKSGKTNLCQAVRETQGKGLMPDGTSRFSINGETIFHYMGCSTFSEYTVLPEISLAKVNKEAPLEEVCLLGCGVTTGMGAVLNTAKVEQGDTVAVFGLGGIGLSAIIGARMAGASRIIGVDINESKFDLAKQLGATDVINPQKFDKPIQEVIVEMTDGGVDYSFECIGNVNVMRQALECCHKGWGESVIIGVAGAGQEISTRPFQLVTGRVWRGSAFGGVKGRSELPEIVNRYMAGEFGLQEFITHTMGLQDVNEAFELMHKGESIRTVLHMDK comes from the coding sequence ATGGCGCTTGAAATCAACCCTGGTCAAACTCACATTAAATCAAAAGCAATGGTGGCGTGGGCTGCTGGTGAACCACTTAAAATGGAAGAGGTTGATGTACAACTTCCTAAAGCTGGAGAAGTGCTAGTACGCATCGTAGCTACTGGTGTTTGTCACACTGACGCATTCACCCTATCTGGTGATGATCCAGAAGGTATCTTCCCTTCAATTCTGGGTCATGAAGGTGGCGGTATCGTCGAAATGGTTGGCGAAGGTGTCACTAGCGTTGAAGTTGGCGATCACGTAATCCCACTTTACACGGCAGAATGTGGCGAATGTAAGTTCTGTAAGTCGGGTAAAACTAACCTATGTCAGGCCGTTCGCGAAACCCAAGGTAAAGGTCTAATGCCAGACGGCACAAGCCGCTTCTCTATTAACGGTGAGACCATCTTCCACTACATGGGCTGCTCTACTTTCTCTGAGTACACGGTTCTTCCAGAGATCTCGCTAGCGAAAGTAAATAAAGAAGCTCCGCTTGAAGAAGTTTGTCTTCTAGGTTGTGGTGTCACAACTGGCATGGGAGCAGTGCTTAACACAGCAAAAGTAGAACAAGGCGACACTGTTGCGGTATTTGGTCTAGGTGGAATCGGCCTATCTGCCATCATTGGCGCGCGTATGGCGGGTGCAAGTCGTATCATTGGCGTTGATATCAACGAGAGTAAATTTGACCTAGCCAAACAACTGGGCGCAACAGATGTTATCAACCCACAGAAATTCGATAAGCCAATCCAAGAAGTTATCGTTGAAATGACAGACGGCGGTGTAGATTACTCATTTGAGTGTATCGGTAACGTTAATGTAATGCGTCAAGCACTTGAGTGTTGTCACAAAGGTTGGGGTGAATCAGTGATCATCGGTGTTGCCGGTGCTGGCCAAGAGATCTCAACTCGTCCATTCCAACTCGTAACTGGTCGTGTATGGCGTGGTAGCGCTTTCGGTGGTGTTAAAGGTCGTTCTGAGCTACCAGAAATCGTAAACCGTTACATGGCGGGTGAATTCGGTCTGCAAGAGTTCATTACTCATACTATGGGTCTGCAAGATGTAAATGAAGCGTTTGAGTTGATGCACAAAGGTGAATCAATCCGTACTGTTCTTCATATGGATAAGTAA
- the dinF gene encoding MATE family efflux transporter DinF has translation MQILQTLSNRTVHKQVLLLAIPMVLSNITVPLLGLVDAAVIGHLEHAWYLGGVALGSTMISVTFWLLGFLRMSTTGLAAQSYGAESKHQLGLVFTQGMTMALGFAAVFLLFHQSIAQWVFSFSDASEQVKHYGAQYFAIRAWSAPAALANFVLLGWLLGTQNAKAPMWMVIIANVTNIVLDVLFVIGLGWKVEGAALASVIADYTGMSFGLICVWRKWTRDSLPPVLNLIKDTTNGLSRFVKLNRDIFLRSLCLQATFTFMTFQGASFGDEIVAANAVLMSFLMMISYGMDGFAYAMEAMVGKAIGAKDREQLNQSLIGTFFWSLVICGLLTLAFGLMGSNLIGLITDIEAVHVLAMEYLPWLIAMPLVSMWCFLFDGIFVGATKGKEMRNSMFLSTCAFFSIFYLSMDLGNHALWLAMLSFMAMRGLTLAIILTLQWRRNTFLA, from the coding sequence GTGCAAATTCTTCAAACCCTTTCTAACCGCACTGTGCATAAGCAAGTCTTGTTGCTTGCTATTCCTATGGTGCTTTCCAACATCACAGTGCCATTACTTGGACTGGTGGATGCAGCAGTCATCGGTCACCTCGAACATGCGTGGTATCTGGGCGGTGTTGCGCTAGGCAGTACTATGATCAGCGTGACATTTTGGCTGCTAGGCTTTTTGCGTATGTCGACCACTGGGCTTGCTGCCCAATCTTATGGCGCAGAGAGCAAACATCAACTTGGGTTGGTCTTCACCCAAGGCATGACAATGGCTCTTGGTTTTGCTGCCGTTTTTCTTCTCTTCCATCAATCTATTGCGCAGTGGGTATTTAGCTTTAGTGACGCCAGTGAACAGGTAAAGCACTATGGCGCGCAGTACTTCGCTATCCGAGCTTGGAGTGCGCCTGCCGCCTTGGCTAATTTCGTCTTGCTCGGTTGGTTATTAGGTACGCAAAACGCCAAAGCACCGATGTGGATGGTGATCATCGCTAACGTGACCAACATCGTTCTCGACGTACTATTTGTGATCGGATTAGGTTGGAAAGTCGAGGGCGCGGCATTGGCTTCTGTGATTGCTGATTACACCGGAATGAGCTTTGGTCTTATTTGCGTATGGCGTAAATGGACCCGGGATAGCCTACCGCCAGTGTTGAACTTGATTAAAGACACCACCAACGGATTGAGTCGCTTTGTTAAGCTCAATCGAGATATCTTTCTACGTTCACTTTGCTTGCAAGCCACATTTACCTTTATGACCTTTCAAGGAGCGAGTTTCGGCGACGAAATCGTTGCTGCGAATGCTGTGTTGATGAGCTTTCTGATGATGATTTCTTACGGCATGGATGGATTCGCTTACGCGATGGAAGCCATGGTCGGTAAAGCCATTGGCGCGAAAGACCGAGAGCAGCTCAATCAATCGCTGATTGGTACTTTTTTCTGGAGCTTGGTCATCTGTGGATTACTGACTTTAGCATTTGGTCTGATGGGATCGAATCTGATCGGATTGATCACTGATATTGAGGCAGTTCATGTATTGGCGATGGAGTATTTGCCTTGGTTGATTGCCATGCCGCTAGTGTCGATGTGGTGCTTTCTATTTGATGGCATCTTTGTTGGTGCAACAAAAGGTAAAGAGATGCGCAACAGCATGTTCTTATCAACCTGTGCCTTTTTTTCGATTTTCTATTTATCGATGGATTTAGGTAATCACGCTCTGTGGCTAGCAATGTTGAGTTTCATGGCCATGCGCGGTTTAACCTTAGCGATAATCTTAACTCTCCAGTGGCGGAGAAACACTTTTCTCGCCTAA
- a CDS encoding class I SAM-dependent methyltransferase, giving the protein MAVDHTSAKHRYQIPANLLQPLWLRSRESLVDNGLVYDPIAARACQRCHLAPECLSGDIDQKQLLHVTLTQLCDQQVSAFIKRNPDGWIVNVGAGLDTRFYRVDNGRCNWLELDVTENLLWRQKLFHSSERYHHVCGSVDDVSWLEQLPIPEKTPVMIVCEHALLDCSQQQVAKFIQALGCHFDSARACVVLAGDLSHSKLGQKMGAGQYAHGYSAPGDAMLGYLPWARWAKTYSPLDRDCGRWKLWQRWLTKMNFLKQRLTPLLVQLRW; this is encoded by the coding sequence ATGGCCGTCGATCACACATCAGCTAAACATCGCTATCAAATCCCTGCTAATTTATTGCAACCATTATGGCTTCGTAGCCGAGAAAGTTTAGTTGATAATGGATTAGTCTACGACCCGATTGCAGCGCGTGCCTGTCAGCGCTGCCATTTAGCACCAGAATGTCTTTCTGGTGATATTGACCAAAAACAACTCCTTCACGTTACGCTTACTCAGCTGTGCGATCAGCAGGTTTCTGCTTTTATCAAACGTAATCCAGATGGTTGGATCGTCAATGTTGGTGCAGGGTTGGATACGCGTTTTTATCGTGTTGATAACGGCCGATGCAACTGGTTAGAACTCGATGTGACAGAAAATTTGCTCTGGCGTCAGAAACTGTTTCACAGTAGTGAGCGTTATCACCATGTTTGCGGTAGCGTTGATGATGTCAGTTGGTTAGAGCAGTTACCTATTCCAGAAAAAACGCCTGTGATGATAGTGTGTGAGCACGCTTTGCTTGATTGTAGTCAGCAGCAAGTGGCCAAATTCATTCAAGCGCTAGGTTGCCACTTTGACTCAGCACGAGCTTGCGTTGTATTAGCAGGCGATCTCAGTCATTCCAAGCTAGGGCAGAAAATGGGCGCGGGGCAATATGCTCACGGGTACAGCGCACCGGGCGATGCTATGTTAGGCTATTTACCTTGGGCACGCTGGGCGAAAACCTATTCTCCGCTTGATCGCGATTGTGGTCGCTGGAAACTATGGCAACGCTGGCTGACTAAGATGAACTTTTTAAAGCAAAGATTAACGCCGTTATTGGTTCAGCTTCGCTGGTAA
- the lexA gene encoding transcriptional repressor LexA produces MKPLTPRQQQVFDLIKSKIEDTGMPPTRAEIARELGFRSANAAEEHLKALARKQAIEIIPGASRGIRILLEDAANDDEGLPLIGQVAAGEPILAQEHVETHYQVDPGMFKPQADFLLRVNGESMKDIGIMDGDLLAVHKTQDVRDGQVVVARVDDDVTVKRLERKGSTVLLHAENEEFEPIKVDLTSQHLAIEGLAVGIIRNTDWM; encoded by the coding sequence ATGAAGCCGTTAACGCCCCGCCAACAACAAGTTTTTGATCTGATCAAAAGCAAAATCGAAGATACTGGTATGCCACCAACACGTGCTGAAATTGCACGCGAACTTGGCTTCCGTTCAGCAAATGCTGCTGAAGAACACCTTAAAGCCCTTGCACGTAAGCAAGCGATTGAAATTATTCCTGGTGCCTCTCGTGGAATCCGTATTCTACTTGAAGATGCTGCCAATGATGATGAAGGACTGCCTCTTATCGGCCAAGTTGCGGCGGGTGAGCCAATCCTTGCTCAGGAGCATGTCGAGACTCATTACCAAGTTGACCCGGGTATGTTCAAGCCTCAAGCTGACTTCTTACTGCGTGTAAATGGCGAAAGTATGAAAGACATCGGTATTATGGATGGCGACTTGCTTGCAGTGCATAAAACTCAAGATGTACGTGATGGTCAGGTTGTCGTTGCACGTGTTGACGATGACGTAACGGTTAAACGTCTAGAGCGTAAAGGTTCGACAGTACTGCTTCATGCTGAGAACGAAGAGTTTGAGCCAATTAAAGTGGATCTGACTAGTCAGCACCTAGCGATTGAAGGTCTAGCGGTAGGCATTATTCGCAACACAGATTGGATGTAA
- a CDS encoding diacylglycerol kinase: MPDKTLHGFKRIKNATQYSCQGLKAAFKHEPAFQEEVVLAAIMIPAALFIGDSQWERILLIATVVLVLIAELFNSAIEAVVDRVGTEHHELAGRAKDIGSAAVMVTMLLTGYVWLEILFF; encoded by the coding sequence TTGCCAGACAAAACACTCCATGGATTTAAACGGATTAAAAACGCAACGCAGTACTCCTGCCAAGGTCTCAAGGCTGCATTTAAACATGAACCGGCCTTTCAAGAAGAAGTCGTGTTAGCCGCGATCATGATTCCGGCGGCTTTATTTATTGGTGACAGCCAGTGGGAGAGAATATTGCTGATCGCGACAGTGGTGTTGGTATTGATCGCTGAACTGTTTAATAGTGCGATTGAAGCAGTTGTTGACCGAGTTGGAACGGAGCACCACGAGCTTGCCGGACGGGCGAAAGATATTGGCTCGGCTGCTGTGATGGTGACCATGCTATTAACCGGTTATGTCTGGCTAGAGATCCTGTTTTTTTAA
- the plsB gene encoding glycerol-3-phosphate 1-O-acyltransferase PlsB: MSSGRMLSRTLLKLPMSVLVKGTTIPSNPIEDHSIDINKPIIYALPYRSAVDLLALQKQVIALGLPDPLEPVEINGKALNRYVFTSARQTVMDSDQDVPSTSVTLFSDLLELHKFDSELDVQMIPATVLWGRKPGKESQQKPYLQSLNGPQKAKAVLLSGRDCLVRISPVVSLRYMADSHGTDASIAHKLARVARIHFSRQKLAASGPNLPSRQALFNRLMKSKAIEKVIEDEAKSKGVPIEKVRKEAHAIMDEIAANFSYSLIKNGERLLGWLWNRIYQGLNITNAATVRKLAQDGHEIVYVPCHRSHMDYLLLSYVLYREGMVPPHIAAGINLNFFPAGPIFRRGGAFFIRRSFKGNKLYSTIFREYLAELFAKGYSVEYFSEGGRSRTGRLLQAKTGMLAMTVQAMLRGLNRPVTLVPVYIGYEHVMEVGTYAKELRGKRKEKENAGLVLRTIRKLRNFGQGYVNFGEPIPLNQYLNEHAPEWTKDIDPMGATKPQWLNPVVNGLATKMMTHINDAAATNALTLCATALLASRQRALSRDSLVNQIDCYLSILKNVPYSSTYTVPEDDAQALVKHAETLDKFLIETDSMGEIVSLDRNQSILMTYYRNNIIHLLALPSLIAQMLVRHQQLSLEQIKQNVALVYPFLKQELFLSIEEEKLGELTEAYIEEIAHQGLVTIDSEQNVAINQANNQVLVLLGRTITETLQRYAIALNLLVANPELGKADLELKSQDIAQRLGRLHGINAPEFFDKGVFSALFTALKQQAYLDNDGNCDSDKSTELANLLYSMLYPEVRLTIKESICQATGTK, translated from the coding sequence ATGTCTTCTGGACGAATGTTATCGCGCACCTTACTAAAACTGCCTATGTCAGTGTTAGTTAAAGGGACCACAATTCCTTCAAATCCTATTGAAGATCATAGCATTGATATAAACAAGCCCATTATTTACGCTCTGCCATATCGCTCAGCTGTTGATCTCCTCGCGCTGCAAAAACAAGTCATTGCACTTGGTTTACCCGACCCGCTAGAGCCAGTCGAAATCAACGGCAAAGCACTTAACCGCTACGTCTTTACTTCTGCTCGCCAAACCGTAATGGACAGCGATCAAGATGTACCTAGCACATCAGTGACGCTTTTCTCTGATCTGCTTGAACTGCACAAGTTTGATTCAGAACTCGATGTGCAAATGATCCCTGCAACGGTCCTTTGGGGACGTAAGCCAGGTAAAGAATCGCAGCAAAAGCCTTATCTACAGTCTTTAAACGGTCCACAAAAAGCCAAAGCTGTTTTGCTCTCTGGTCGTGACTGTTTAGTGCGTATTAGCCCTGTGGTTTCTCTGCGTTACATGGCGGATTCACATGGCACCGATGCTTCGATTGCTCATAAGTTGGCACGCGTGGCACGTATCCACTTTTCTCGTCAGAAGCTAGCCGCTTCAGGGCCAAATTTGCCAAGTCGACAAGCACTATTTAATCGTCTGATGAAATCAAAAGCGATTGAAAAAGTTATCGAAGACGAAGCAAAGTCTAAAGGTGTGCCAATTGAAAAAGTGCGCAAAGAAGCGCACGCTATCATGGATGAGATTGCAGCAAACTTCTCTTACTCCTTGATAAAGAATGGCGAACGCCTACTCGGCTGGTTGTGGAATCGTATTTACCAAGGCTTGAATATCACCAATGCCGCTACGGTACGTAAACTGGCGCAAGATGGCCACGAGATCGTCTACGTGCCTTGTCACCGCAGCCATATGGACTATTTGCTGCTTTCTTACGTGCTTTACCGAGAAGGGATGGTTCCTCCACACATTGCGGCAGGCATTAACCTTAACTTCTTCCCTGCGGGACCTATCTTCCGCCGTGGTGGCGCGTTCTTTATTCGCCGTAGCTTTAAAGGCAATAAACTGTACTCGACTATCTTTCGTGAGTACCTAGCAGAGCTGTTTGCTAAAGGCTACTCAGTAGAATACTTCAGTGAAGGCGGACGTTCGCGCACTGGCCGCTTACTACAAGCGAAAACCGGTATGCTAGCTATGACAGTCCAAGCCATGCTGCGTGGTCTAAATCGCCCAGTAACACTGGTTCCGGTTTACATCGGCTATGAGCATGTTATGGAGGTGGGGACTTACGCCAAAGAGCTACGTGGTAAGCGCAAAGAAAAAGAAAATGCCGGCTTAGTGCTGCGCACGATTCGCAAGCTACGCAACTTCGGCCAAGGGTACGTTAACTTCGGTGAGCCGATTCCACTGAACCAATATCTGAACGAGCATGCACCAGAGTGGACTAAAGATATCGATCCTATGGGTGCAACTAAACCACAATGGCTCAACCCAGTAGTCAATGGCTTAGCCACCAAGATGATGACACACATTAACGATGCGGCTGCGACTAACGCACTCACATTATGTGCAACCGCCCTGCTCGCTTCACGCCAACGTGCTTTGTCCCGCGATAGCTTAGTCAATCAGATCGATTGTTACTTATCGATCCTTAAGAATGTGCCTTACTCTTCAACCTACACGGTGCCTGAAGATGATGCACAAGCGTTGGTCAAACATGCCGAGACATTGGATAAGTTCCTTATCGAAACAGACAGCATGGGTGAAATTGTCTCGCTGGATCGAAATCAATCGATTCTAATGACTTACTACCGCAACAACATCATCCATTTATTGGCGCTGCCGTCATTAATCGCTCAAATGTTGGTTCGCCATCAGCAGTTGTCATTAGAGCAGATCAAGCAAAATGTGGCTCTCGTTTATCCATTCTTAAAACAAGAGCTGTTCTTAAGTATTGAGGAAGAGAAGCTCGGTGAACTGACTGAGGCGTACATCGAAGAGATCGCTCACCAAGGCTTAGTGACCATCGATAGCGAGCAAAATGTGGCGATTAACCAAGCGAACAACCAAGTCTTGGTTCTGCTTGGTCGCACCATTACCGAAACACTGCAACGCTATGCGATTGCACTTAACCTGTTAGTGGCAAACCCAGAGCTGGGTAAAGCCGACTTAGAGCTTAAGAGCCAAGATATCGCGCAACGCTTAGGTCGTTTACATGGCATTAATGCCCCAGAGTTCTTTGATAAGGGCGTTTTCTCTGCACTGTTTACGGCATTGAAACAACAAGCTTACCTCGACAATGACGGTAACTGCGATAGTGATAAGAGCACAGAATTAGCCAACCTGCTTTACTCTATGCTCTACCCAGAAGTTCGCCTAACCATCAAAGAAAGTATCTGTCAGGCGACTGGGACTAAATAA
- the ubiA gene encoding 4-hydroxybenzoate octaprenyltransferase, translated as MTADKAVAYWQLMRMDKPIGTLLLLWPTLWALIIAAEGVPSLKVLFVFVLGVIFMRAAGCVINDFADRKVDGHVKRTKLRPLPSGRVTSKEAIGLFLVLAISSFLLVLSMNALTIQLSFVGIFLAFIYPFMKRYTHLPQLFLGLAFSWSIPMAWAAEANEVTMMTWFIFTINALWTIAYDTQYAMVDRDDDLKIGIKSTAILFGRLDKMVIGVLQLATLAMLMYVGIWFELGASYYWSLLIAGALFVFQQHLIRHRERDLCFKAFLNNNYVGMIVTIGLFIAFW; from the coding sequence ATGACGGCAGATAAAGCAGTCGCTTACTGGCAGTTAATGCGCATGGATAAGCCGATTGGGACCTTATTATTGCTTTGGCCGACATTATGGGCGTTGATTATTGCAGCTGAGGGTGTACCGAGTTTAAAAGTTTTATTTGTTTTTGTTCTTGGCGTTATCTTTATGCGAGCGGCTGGATGCGTAATCAATGATTTTGCCGACCGTAAAGTTGATGGTCATGTAAAGCGCACTAAGCTACGCCCGTTACCATCAGGAAGAGTGACCTCTAAAGAAGCTATCGGGCTGTTTTTAGTCTTAGCGATCAGTTCGTTCCTACTTGTGCTGAGTATGAATGCGTTAACCATTCAGCTCTCATTTGTTGGCATCTTCCTCGCGTTCATTTACCCATTTATGAAGCGCTATACTCATCTGCCACAGCTGTTTCTTGGTCTCGCTTTTAGTTGGTCAATTCCTATGGCTTGGGCTGCCGAGGCGAACGAAGTCACCATGATGACATGGTTTATCTTTACTATTAATGCCCTATGGACTATCGCCTACGACACCCAATATGCCATGGTAGATAGGGATGATGACCTGAAAATTGGCATTAAATCGACGGCAATCTTGTTTGGTCGGTTAGATAAAATGGTGATTGGTGTCTTGCAGCTCGCCACTCTTGCCATGTTGATGTACGTCGGGATTTGGTTTGAGCTTGGTGCAAGCTACTACTGGAGCTTGCTGATTGCTGGCGCTTTATTTGTGTTTCAGCAGCATCTTATCCGACATCGAGAGCGAGACTTGTGCTTCAAGGCATTTCTCAATAACAACTATGTCGGCATGATTGTCACCATAGGCTTGTTTATTGCTTTCTGGTAA
- a CDS encoding chorismate lyase, which produces MNQPTALYLSALRQVEWQQPEHFSFPTQSAKKWLLEQGSLSRLLESYCQTLSVDLLHNKVIRAEKLNTQEIELLAREECLLRKVVLKGDGEPWVLGRTLIPHSSMQGQEYDLARQGEIPLGLTVFSANDVKRDALQVGLVELDGKQLLARRSRLWMNRKPMLVAELFLPTAPIYAKESV; this is translated from the coding sequence ATGAATCAACCAACTGCGCTTTATTTATCTGCTCTTCGCCAAGTTGAATGGCAACAACCAGAGCATTTTAGCTTTCCTACGCAAAGTGCAAAAAAATGGCTGCTAGAACAGGGCTCGTTGTCACGTTTATTAGAGTCTTATTGCCAAACGTTAAGTGTCGACCTTCTGCATAATAAAGTGATTCGAGCTGAAAAGCTAAATACGCAGGAAATAGAACTGCTGGCACGAGAAGAATGCTTGTTGAGAAAGGTGGTGCTGAAAGGAGATGGAGAGCCGTGGGTATTGGGTCGAACCTTAATTCCGCACTCTTCAATGCAAGGCCAAGAGTATGATTTAGCTCGCCAAGGTGAAATACCGTTAGGCTTGACGGTGTTCAGTGCCAATGATGTTAAACGCGATGCTTTGCAAGTTGGTTTGGTTGAGTTGGATGGCAAGCAGCTGCTTGCGCGTCGTTCGCGACTATGGATGAATCGTAAACCTATGTTAGTGGCAGAGCTTTTTCTGCCGACCGCGCCAATTTATGCAAAGGAGAGCGTTTAA
- a CDS encoding flagellar basal body-associated protein FliL, with protein sequence MIKRYLAQIFIALGLLISLPVLAEEEGAPKLAYFTLEPDLTTNFYTKGKKLGYIQVRIDIMVANEADLGVIELHQPLIRDAVIELLGKQSEDTITSLAGREDLRKTLVEQLNATLLPETGKTIIADLLFTKYLYQ encoded by the coding sequence ATGATTAAACGTTACCTAGCCCAAATATTTATCGCTTTGGGTTTACTTATCAGCCTACCTGTTTTAGCCGAAGAAGAAGGTGCTCCGAAACTTGCCTACTTTACGCTAGAGCCAGATCTCACCACCAACTTCTATACCAAAGGCAAGAAACTTGGCTATATCCAAGTTCGAATCGATATTATGGTTGCTAATGAAGCGGACCTTGGCGTGATCGAACTGCACCAGCCATTAATTCGCGACGCTGTGATTGAACTGCTTGGTAAACAGTCAGAAGATACCATTACCTCCCTGGCGGGGCGTGAAGATTTACGTAAGACCTTAGTTGAGCAGCTCAACGCGACGCTGTTACCCGAAACAGGCAAAACCATTATCGCTGACTTACTGTTTACCAAATACTTGTATCAGTAA